The proteins below come from a single Micromonospora citrea genomic window:
- a CDS encoding helix-turn-helix domain-containing protein yields MRERRTGAGMLRRTTIDTEQVPPAERFDMWLDVVARTASPLRIRTEHAHDFTAQAEIIELGPVQVVNYRYPSLDGVRTPKLVRQSDPEIYTLALTVNGDGVASQAGRSSLLGPGEFTFYDGSRPHGVRHLGDDDGHQLARSVVALIPHAVLPLPPDRLTPLLGGRMSGTEGIGALLAQFLVQVANHPEQYHAADAGRLGTVALDLASTMLGRHLVAEDAVPAEVRRRALVTQIQGYIQRRLGDATLSPQVVADAHHISLRSLHRLFEAEESTVASYIRDLRLARCRHDLADPGLRHHPIQAIAARWGFPDKAHFSRVFRSVHGLTPQAWRAGHAELARKVNSTASTVNPVRAD; encoded by the coding sequence GTGCGGGAGCGACGGACGGGGGCGGGCATGCTGCGGCGGACCACCATCGACACCGAGCAGGTTCCGCCGGCCGAGCGCTTCGACATGTGGCTCGACGTGGTGGCCCGTACGGCGTCCCCGCTGCGGATCCGCACGGAGCACGCGCACGACTTCACCGCCCAGGCCGAGATCATCGAGCTCGGCCCGGTGCAGGTCGTCAACTACCGCTACCCGTCGCTGGACGGCGTGCGGACGCCGAAACTGGTGCGCCAGTCGGATCCGGAGATCTACACGCTGGCGCTGACCGTCAACGGCGACGGCGTGGCGAGCCAGGCCGGCCGGAGCAGCCTGCTGGGGCCCGGCGAGTTCACCTTCTACGACGGCTCGCGCCCGCACGGCGTCCGGCACCTCGGCGACGACGACGGCCACCAGTTGGCCCGCTCCGTGGTGGCGCTCATCCCGCACGCCGTGCTGCCGCTGCCGCCCGACCGGCTGACGCCACTGCTGGGCGGCCGGATGTCGGGCACCGAGGGGATCGGCGCGCTGCTCGCGCAGTTCCTCGTCCAGGTGGCCAACCACCCCGAGCAGTACCACGCCGCCGACGCCGGCCGGCTCGGCACCGTCGCGCTGGATCTGGCGTCCACCATGCTCGGCCGGCACCTGGTGGCCGAGGACGCCGTCCCCGCCGAGGTGCGCCGGCGCGCCCTGGTGACCCAGATCCAGGGCTACATCCAGCGACGCCTCGGCGACGCCACGCTGAGCCCGCAGGTGGTGGCGGACGCGCACCACATCTCGCTGCGCAGCCTGCACCGGCTCTTCGAGGCCGAGGAGTCGACGGTCGCGTCGTACATCCGGGACCTGCGGCTGGCGCGGTGCCGCCACGACCTGGCCGACCCTGGCCTGCGCCACCATCCGATCCAGGCGATCGCGGCGCGCTGGGGGTTTCCCGACAAGGCGCACTTCAGCCGGGTCTTCCGGTCCGTCCACGGCCTGACCCCGCAAGCGTGGCGCGCCGGCCACGCCGAGCTGGCACGCAAAGTCAACTCGACGGCGTCCACGGTCAACCCGGTCAGGGCAGACTGA
- a CDS encoding helix-turn-helix domain-containing protein has product MTPLRVEVMDTTGVPPADRFPLWVDMAARVAAPIALTSDHAHDFQGCARMVRLGGIELTRFRYQSLAGRRTPRMIRQGDPEVYQLALTLAGASAISARRRESAIPVGHFTLIDWSRPHDLTHAGEQEGNRPAASVTAVIPRTLLPLDTDRVDRLTAGTISGLEGPGALLAQHLHHITRYPEQFPAAHGPKLAEITLSLVSMTLATWLDAEDRLPGEVRRQALLSQVRAFVERHLADPELGPQAVADAHHVSLRTLHRLFAAEEETVAGLIRRRRLDRCRRDLGDPLLRHHPVARVARRWGFTDAAHFSRAFRAAYGTGPQAYRETQAHPRP; this is encoded by the coding sequence ATGACGCCGCTTCGGGTCGAGGTGATGGACACCACCGGGGTGCCCCCGGCCGACCGGTTTCCGCTGTGGGTCGACATGGCCGCCCGGGTCGCCGCCCCCATCGCCCTCACCAGCGACCACGCCCACGACTTCCAGGGGTGCGCCCGGATGGTCCGGCTGGGCGGCATCGAGCTGACCCGGTTCCGCTACCAGTCGCTGGCGGGCCGCCGCACGCCCCGGATGATCCGCCAGGGCGACCCGGAGGTCTACCAGCTCGCCCTGACACTCGCCGGCGCCAGCGCGATCAGCGCCCGCCGCCGCGAGTCCGCCATCCCGGTCGGCCACTTCACCCTGATCGACTGGAGCCGGCCGCACGACCTCACGCACGCCGGCGAGCAGGAGGGGAACCGCCCGGCCGCATCGGTCACCGCGGTCATCCCCCGGACGCTGCTGCCGCTCGACACCGACCGGGTCGACCGGCTCACCGCCGGCACGATCTCCGGGCTGGAGGGCCCGGGCGCGCTGCTGGCACAGCACCTGCACCACATCACCCGGTATCCGGAACAGTTCCCCGCCGCCCACGGGCCGAAGCTGGCGGAGATCACGCTCAGCCTCGTCTCGATGACGCTCGCCACCTGGCTCGACGCGGAGGACCGACTCCCCGGGGAGGTACGCCGGCAGGCGCTGCTCAGCCAGGTCCGGGCCTTTGTCGAGCGGCACCTCGCCGACCCGGAACTCGGCCCGCAGGCCGTTGCCGACGCCCACCACGTCTCCCTCCGCACGCTGCACCGGCTCTTCGCGGCCGAGGAGGAGACCGTGGCCGGGCTGATCCGGCGGCGCCGGCTCGACCGGTGCCGGCGCGACCTCGGCGATCCGCTGCTGCGGCACCATCCGGTGGCTCGGGTCGCGCGCCGCTGGGGCTTCACCGACGCGGCCCACTTCAGCCGGGCCTTCCGCGCCGCGTACGGGACCGGCCCGCAGGCGTACCGGGAGACGCAGGCGCACCCGCGCCCGTGA
- a CDS encoding SDR family oxidoreductase produces MSGAAPGAGQTVLVTGGASGLGAAVVAAVARAGGRPLVLDRQPPADGVPWIECDLADTRAAEAATRQLAERSGGLDAVVTAAGVDVPGRLADLPGETWDRIVTVDLLATAAVVRAALPFLESSRGSIVTVASTLGVKAVSDATAYCAAKFGVVGFTRALAAELAGTINVTLLIPGGMHTHFFDDRDPAYKPGPDANLNNPADTANAIMFALTQPTGCAVREMIVCHEQETSYP; encoded by the coding sequence ATGAGCGGCGCGGCGCCCGGCGCGGGGCAGACGGTGCTGGTCACCGGCGGCGCGAGCGGCCTGGGTGCCGCCGTGGTCGCGGCCGTGGCCCGGGCCGGCGGCCGGCCGCTGGTGCTGGACCGGCAGCCGCCCGCCGACGGGGTGCCCTGGATCGAGTGCGACCTGGCCGACACCCGGGCCGCCGAGGCGGCCACCCGGCAGCTCGCCGAGCGCTCCGGTGGGCTGGACGCGGTGGTCACGGCGGCGGGGGTGGACGTGCCGGGCCGGCTGGCGGACCTCCCCGGCGAGACGTGGGACCGGATCGTGACGGTGGACCTGCTCGCCACGGCGGCCGTCGTCCGGGCCGCGCTGCCCTTCCTGGAGAGCTCGCGGGGCAGCATCGTCACGGTGGCGTCCACGCTGGGGGTCAAGGCAGTCAGCGACGCCACCGCCTACTGCGCCGCCAAGTTCGGCGTCGTCGGCTTCACCCGCGCCCTCGCCGCCGAACTCGCCGGCACCATCAACGTCACCCTCCTCATCCCCGGCGGCATGCACACCCACTTCTTCGACGACCGCGACCCGGCATACAAACCCGGACCCGACGCCAACCTCAACAACCCCGCCGACACCGCCAACGCCATCATGTTCGCCCTCACCCAACCCACCGGCTGCGCCGTCCGCGAAATGATCGTCTGCCACGAACAAGAAACCTCCTACCCGTGA
- a CDS encoding DNA topoisomerase IB, with protein MRLRRSDPGRPGYGRRRRGKGWLFLDPAGEPVRDPNESGRLRELVIPPAWRDVWICPYPNGHIQATGVDAAGRKQYLYHPEWRRKRDEAKFDHVLEVARRLPVLRERVGRDLAGRGLNRDRVLATVTRLLDMGMFRVGNDQYAVGDDATFGVSTLRPEHARSRGGCVVFEFPAKGGIEQVRRIEDPELCRVLTNLRRRRRAADRLFGYWDGSDWRDVRSDEVNDYLRDASGGEMTAKDFRTWHATVLAATQLATTGSARSATARKRAVAAVMREVAELLGNTPTVARTSYVDPRVVDLYHDGVVAPVDGRASREQAERVVLELLEDA; from the coding sequence GTGCGGTTGCGGCGCAGTGATCCGGGCAGGCCGGGGTACGGGCGACGCCGGCGCGGCAAGGGCTGGCTCTTCCTCGACCCGGCCGGCGAGCCGGTCCGCGACCCGAACGAGTCGGGCCGGCTGCGCGAGCTGGTGATCCCGCCCGCGTGGCGGGACGTGTGGATCTGTCCGTACCCGAACGGGCACATCCAGGCCACCGGCGTGGACGCGGCCGGACGCAAGCAGTACCTCTACCACCCCGAGTGGCGCCGCAAGCGCGACGAGGCGAAGTTCGACCACGTGCTGGAGGTGGCCCGCCGGCTGCCGGTGTTGCGCGAGCGGGTCGGGCGCGACCTGGCGGGTCGGGGCCTGAACCGCGACCGGGTGCTGGCCACGGTGACCCGGCTGCTGGACATGGGCATGTTCCGCGTCGGCAACGACCAGTACGCCGTCGGCGACGACGCGACCTTCGGGGTGTCGACGCTGCGTCCGGAGCACGCCCGGTCCCGGGGCGGCTGCGTGGTGTTCGAGTTTCCCGCCAAGGGTGGTATCGAGCAGGTGCGCCGGATCGAGGACCCGGAGCTGTGCCGGGTGCTGACCAACCTGCGCCGCCGGCGCCGCGCGGCCGACCGGCTGTTCGGCTACTGGGACGGCAGCGACTGGCGCGACGTACGCAGCGACGAGGTCAACGACTACCTGCGCGACGCCAGCGGCGGGGAGATGACCGCGAAGGACTTCCGGACCTGGCACGCCACCGTCCTGGCGGCCACCCAGCTCGCGACCACCGGCTCGGCGCGCTCGGCGACCGCCCGCAAGCGGGCCGTCGCCGCGGTGATGCGCGAGGTCGCCGAGTTGCTCGGCAACACCCCGACCGTGGCGCGCACGTCCTATGTCGATCCGCGCGTGGTCGACCTCTACCACGACGGCGTGGTGGCCCCGGTCGACGGGCGGGCCTCCCGGGAGCAGGCCGAGCGGGTCGTGCTGGAGCTGCTGGAGGACGCCTGA